Proteins encoded in a region of the Flammeovirga yaeyamensis genome:
- the metG gene encoding methionine--tRNA ligase yields MSKHYNRYTVTAALPYANGPLHIGHIAGAYLPADIYVRSLRQKGKDVAFICGSDEHGAAITIRAQKEGITPQDIIDKYNKQIGDTFEKFGISFDLFHRTSSPIHHETAQDFFKNLEEKGHFELNESEQYYDEEAKQFLADRYIMGTCPNCGNDSAYGDQCEKCGTSLSPTELIDPKSTITGATPTLKTTRHWYLPMNKHEDWVREWIVEGTLDGRPHHDPKEWKNSVMGQCKSWIDQGLQPRAMTRDLDWGVKVPVEGADGKVLYVWLDAPIGYISATKDWAAKEGKNWEDYWKKADTKLVHFIGKDNIVFHCIIFPIILKAHGDFILPDNVPANEFLNLEGAKLSTSRNWAVWLHEYLEDLPNREDELRYVLTSIAPENKDSEFTWKDYQERVNNELVAILGNFVNRAVVLTHKYFKGEVPVAGEFTEMEEGIIKEMKELPLRVEKLIEQYKFKEALIEAMKLARLGNKYLADTEPWKLFKQDPELVKTILNMALQIAGNLAITIDPFLPNTAKKIQNMLGMESLDWNQVGNPELITAYDRLAPAELLFSKVEDKTIEAQIEKLEKTKIAQQPVEPQKEETSFDDFQKMDIRVGTILEAEKVKKAKKLLKLTVDTGIDKRTIVSGIAEFFAPEDIIGKQVSVLVNLAPRKIRGVESQGMILMAEDKDGSLSFISPTGQLSEGSIIR; encoded by the coding sequence ATGTCAAAACATTATAATAGATACACAGTAACTGCAGCATTACCTTATGCGAACGGCCCTCTTCATATTGGGCATATTGCTGGTGCATATTTGCCAGCTGATATTTATGTTAGATCATTGCGTCAGAAAGGAAAAGATGTCGCTTTTATTTGTGGTAGTGATGAGCACGGTGCGGCCATTACAATTAGAGCCCAAAAAGAAGGCATTACTCCTCAAGACATTATTGATAAGTATAACAAGCAGATTGGTGATACTTTTGAGAAGTTCGGTATCTCTTTCGATTTGTTCCATAGAACATCCTCTCCTATCCACCATGAAACAGCACAAGACTTTTTCAAGAATTTAGAAGAGAAAGGACATTTTGAATTAAATGAGTCGGAACAATATTATGATGAAGAGGCAAAACAATTCTTAGCCGATCGTTATATCATGGGTACTTGTCCAAATTGTGGCAATGATAGTGCGTATGGTGATCAGTGTGAGAAATGTGGTACTTCTTTGAGCCCGACAGAATTAATCGATCCAAAATCGACGATTACTGGAGCAACTCCTACCTTAAAAACGACTCGTCACTGGTACTTGCCAATGAACAAGCACGAGGATTGGGTACGTGAGTGGATTGTTGAAGGTACTTTAGACGGTAGACCTCACCATGATCCTAAAGAGTGGAAAAATTCTGTAATGGGTCAGTGTAAGTCTTGGATCGACCAAGGTTTACAGCCAAGAGCGATGACCAGAGATTTGGATTGGGGTGTGAAAGTTCCAGTAGAAGGTGCAGACGGAAAAGTATTGTACGTTTGGTTGGATGCTCCTATTGGTTACATCTCTGCGACTAAAGATTGGGCCGCTAAAGAAGGTAAAAACTGGGAAGATTACTGGAAGAAAGCAGATACTAAATTGGTACACTTTATTGGTAAAGACAATATCGTATTCCACTGTATCATTTTCCCTATTATCTTGAAAGCACATGGCGACTTTATTCTTCCTGATAACGTCCCTGCCAATGAGTTCTTAAACTTAGAGGGTGCTAAATTATCGACATCAAGAAACTGGGCCGTTTGGTTACACGAGTACTTGGAAGATCTACCAAATAGAGAAGACGAGTTACGTTATGTGTTGACATCCATTGCTCCAGAAAATAAAGATTCAGAGTTTACTTGGAAAGATTATCAAGAGCGTGTAAATAACGAGTTGGTAGCTATCTTGGGTAACTTTGTCAACAGAGCCGTTGTATTAACGCACAAATACTTTAAAGGTGAAGTACCTGTAGCAGGTGAGTTTACTGAAATGGAAGAAGGCATCATTAAAGAGATGAAAGAACTTCCATTGAGAGTGGAGAAATTAATCGAGCAGTACAAATTCAAAGAAGCTTTAATTGAAGCAATGAAATTGGCTCGTTTAGGTAATAAATACTTGGCGGATACTGAGCCTTGGAAATTGTTTAAGCAAGATCCAGAATTGGTAAAAACTATTCTGAACATGGCACTTCAAATTGCTGGTAACTTGGCGATCACTATCGATCCTTTCTTACCAAATACTGCGAAGAAGATCCAAAACATGTTAGGAATGGAGTCATTGGATTGGAATCAAGTGGGTAATCCAGAATTGATTACAGCTTATGACCGCCTTGCTCCTGCAGAGTTGTTGTTCAGCAAAGTTGAGGACAAAACGATTGAAGCTCAAATTGAAAAATTAGAGAAAACAAAAATCGCTCAACAGCCTGTTGAACCTCAAAAAGAGGAAACATCATTCGATGATTTCCAAAAAATGGATATCCGTGTAGGTACTATCCTTGAAGCAGAGAAAGTGAAGAAAGCGAAGAAGCTTTTAAAACTTACAGTAGACACTGGAATCGATAAAAGAACGATTGTAAGTGGTATTGCTGAATTCTTTGCTCCTGAAGATATCATCGGAAAACAAGTTTCTGTTTTAGTGAACTTGGCTCCAAGAAAAATCAGAGGTGTAGAATCTCAAGGAATGATTTTGATGGCAGAAGACAAAGACGGTAGCTTATCGTTTATCTCTCCAACAGGACAATTGTCTGAGGGATCTATTATTAGATAA
- a CDS encoding linear amide C-N hydrolase, which yields MKGFNYFKKVLSVLTVFIVLFSSSANACSFFKFHANGNTYIGRTMELPVELAEQIVIVPRDYNFYNLKVKYGFTGIEHGNTGLMSSGLNEHGLNIEALALFESNYAPVGEGDINQQQVVSYVLGNAKSVDEAIELLKKTKVEGSKLSLMKDIELGIHFAITDGKRSVVVEYINGKGTPEIYENKLGVMTNDPRYPTQELMAMSLINGDLESGTTTFSEENFMGFDRTPQGRFQQLVALNYTQDLTRVKTDFDAINRAWAMVNSVEIVQGSLYWRFVDEKPQMTGYSTVIDVKNKVYHFRTYDNMDIRKVDVNAIDFATVAYQTQDIYRTQSEYKDIKINNVR from the coding sequence ATGAAAGGTTTTAATTATTTTAAAAAGGTATTATCAGTTTTAACTGTATTTATCGTGCTTTTTAGCTCAAGTGCAAATGCCTGTTCTTTCTTTAAATTTCATGCAAACGGCAATACTTATATAGGGAGAACTATGGAGCTTCCTGTGGAATTAGCAGAGCAAATCGTAATTGTACCTAGAGACTATAACTTTTATAACCTCAAAGTAAAATATGGCTTTACAGGTATAGAACATGGAAATACAGGATTAATGAGTTCTGGATTAAATGAACATGGATTGAATATTGAAGCACTCGCTTTATTTGAAAGTAATTATGCTCCGGTTGGTGAAGGAGATATTAACCAACAACAAGTGGTAAGTTATGTGTTGGGTAATGCGAAAAGTGTGGATGAAGCTATTGAATTACTTAAAAAAACTAAGGTAGAAGGTTCGAAATTATCATTAATGAAAGATATCGAACTTGGAATACACTTCGCGATTACAGATGGTAAAAGATCTGTAGTTGTTGAATACATCAATGGAAAAGGAACTCCAGAAATTTATGAAAATAAACTAGGAGTGATGACGAACGATCCAAGATATCCAACTCAAGAATTAATGGCAATGTCTCTTATTAATGGTGATTTAGAAAGTGGAACAACTACTTTTTCTGAAGAAAACTTTATGGGATTTGATAGAACCCCTCAGGGACGTTTCCAACAATTAGTTGCTCTGAATTATACTCAAGATTTAACTCGTGTAAAAACTGATTTTGATGCAATCAATAGAGCATGGGCTATGGTCAATTCTGTAGAAATAGTACAAGGTTCTCTTTATTGGAGATTTGTTGATGAAAAACCTCAAATGACGGGGTATTCTACAGTAATTGATGTAAAAAATAAAGTATATCACTTCAGAACATATGATAACATGGATATCAGAAAAGTAGATGTCAATGCGATTGATTTCGCAACGGTGGCTTATCAAACACAAGATATTTATAGAACTCAAAGCGAGTACAAGGATATTAAAATCAATAATGTTCGATAA
- the ybeY gene encoding rRNA maturation RNase YbeY, giving the protein MEGEITFFNEDITYTIDNEDLVKEWINTVVTDHDYQLIGINYILCSDEYLHKVNVEYLDHDTYTDIITFDNAEYENEIESDIFVSIDRIKDNAQSIGTNETDELHRVLIHGILHLLGFKDKSEEDAANMRNMEDRQLAKRPIGLSS; this is encoded by the coding sequence ATGGAGGGAGAAATTACTTTTTTTAATGAAGATATCACCTATACTATTGATAACGAAGATTTAGTTAAGGAATGGATTAATACCGTTGTTACTGATCACGATTATCAGTTGATTGGGATCAATTATATTCTTTGCTCTGATGAATATCTTCATAAGGTGAATGTCGAATACCTAGATCATGATACCTATACTGATATCATTACTTTTGATAATGCAGAATACGAAAACGAAATAGAATCTGATATTTTCGTAAGTATTGATAGAATCAAAGATAATGCTCAGAGTATAGGTACTAATGAAACAGACGAACTACATCGAGTTTTAATCCATGGTATTCTTCATCTTTTAGGATTTAAAGATAAATCTGAAGAAGATGCAGCGAATATGAGAAATATGGAAGATCGTCAATTAGCCAAAAGACCTATCGGTTTAAGTTCATAA
- a CDS encoding ATP-binding protein — MSTSTMNKPFKLKIPSLIENVRIAESFIDQARDEFNFNDDIYGNIMIAVTESVNNAIIHGNRNDKEKNVHLELDVTEKEISFTIEDEGKGFDFDALPDPTAPENIDKPGGRGIFLMKHLADEVEFSKEGRAITLTFYI, encoded by the coding sequence ATGTCAACAAGTACAATGAATAAACCATTCAAATTAAAAATACCTTCGTTAATTGAAAACGTAAGAATTGCGGAGAGTTTTATTGATCAAGCTCGTGATGAGTTTAATTTCAACGATGACATTTATGGTAACATCATGATTGCAGTGACAGAATCTGTAAACAATGCAATCATCCATGGTAACAGAAATGACAAAGAGAAGAATGTTCATTTAGAATTAGACGTTACAGAAAAAGAGATTTCTTTCACAATAGAGGATGAAGGTAAAGGTTTTGATTTCGATGCATTACCAGATCCTACAGCTCCAGAGAACATTGATAAGCCAGGAGGTAGAGGTATTTTCTTGATGAAACACCTTGCAGACGAAGTTGAGTTCTCTAAAGAAGGAAGAGCTATCACGCTAACATTCTATATTTAA
- a CDS encoding Ig-like domain-containing protein codes for MNYIFKLLLLTALAFTVYGCAVVSSPTGGPKDEIPPKFAASTPVDGQTNVDTTKLKLTLYFDEPIQEEKLKQNLIITPYKSTLKYKTKVSGRKLIMNIMDTLQSNTTYYFDFGKAIVDVTEKNPAQNVRFSVSTGSYLDSLEVTGSVRDLMTNEPIEGGIIALYNPYDSLDVNTDPPLYFSRTVKDGLFILERFKPGYYTVYAIKDANEDYKYTLREEKIGFFSDSILLDKNLDGVKLYVRDYDLVDLKFNRAKKDKEDLLLQFNKYVVDYRLDFPEKNSFTDSVFSMRNDAGEVKLIYTGMRDIEDSIRVKGYGIDSLDVKVEFDTTVMFPSKSEFLAEQKRAERKKNGGLIGGALKQVGNALGGEAEEKEVERISFNKLYPEDSDIKEKDSVDLVLKFPIPMKEWNLDSMMYVWSTDTVQLDSLLDANNVDLSFNHDKTELTIPGFYADSAFTVIFKQNSFVSVKGDSTKNKSVSFTIKEPDKYGIVEGEVKGSHDHFIVQLLDGKNEPYMEIKDERKFSFEYVKPGTYKIRVLIDENGDGIWFPGDFKNRIPPEPTAFFPNQIKVEANWEIRREDTIINTDKR; via the coding sequence ATGAACTATATTTTTAAATTACTTCTTTTAACTGCATTGGCATTTACTGTTTATGGTTGTGCTGTTGTCTCCTCTCCTACTGGAGGTCCAAAAGATGAAATCCCTCCAAAGTTTGCTGCCTCAACTCCCGTCGATGGTCAGACAAATGTGGATACTACAAAACTTAAATTGACTTTATATTTTGATGAACCTATCCAAGAGGAGAAGTTAAAACAGAATCTAATTATCACTCCTTACAAGAGTACATTAAAATATAAGACCAAAGTATCGGGTAGAAAGTTGATCATGAATATCATGGATACTTTACAATCAAATACTACTTATTATTTTGATTTTGGTAAAGCTATAGTTGACGTTACGGAAAAAAATCCTGCACAAAATGTTCGCTTTTCTGTTAGTACTGGTAGCTATCTGGACTCTTTGGAAGTGACTGGATCTGTTAGAGATTTAATGACTAACGAACCTATCGAAGGTGGTATCATTGCTTTATATAATCCTTATGATTCTTTGGATGTAAATACAGATCCTCCATTATATTTTTCAAGAACAGTAAAAGATGGTTTATTTATTTTAGAAAGATTTAAACCTGGATATTATACAGTGTATGCCATTAAGGATGCGAACGAAGATTATAAATACACTTTGCGCGAAGAAAAAATTGGCTTCTTTTCTGACTCCATTTTATTAGATAAAAACCTTGATGGGGTAAAATTATATGTAAGGGATTATGATTTAGTTGATCTAAAATTTAATCGAGCGAAAAAAGACAAAGAAGATCTTCTTCTTCAATTCAATAAATATGTAGTGGATTATCGTTTAGATTTTCCTGAAAAGAATTCATTCACAGACAGTGTTTTTAGTATGAGAAATGATGCCGGTGAGGTAAAGTTGATCTACACAGGTATGAGAGATATTGAAGATTCCATTAGAGTAAAAGGATATGGTATTGACTCATTAGATGTAAAAGTAGAATTCGATACTACTGTGATGTTCCCTAGTAAATCTGAATTTTTAGCTGAACAAAAAAGAGCAGAAAGAAAGAAAAATGGAGGCTTAATTGGTGGAGCTTTAAAGCAAGTAGGAAATGCTTTAGGTGGTGAAGCTGAAGAAAAAGAAGTAGAAAGAATTAGCTTCAATAAATTATACCCTGAGGATAGTGATATCAAAGAAAAAGATTCTGTAGATCTAGTTTTGAAATTCCCTATCCCAATGAAAGAATGGAATTTAGATAGTATGATGTATGTATGGAGTACAGACACTGTTCAGCTAGATAGTTTATTGGATGCAAATAATGTTGACTTATCGTTTAATCATGACAAAACAGAATTAACGATTCCTGGTTTTTATGCCGACTCAGCTTTTACTGTCATCTTTAAACAGAATTCATTTGTTTCAGTAAAAGGTGATTCCACAAAAAATAAATCTGTCTCGTTTACTATCAAGGAGCCGGACAAATATGGTATTGTTGAAGGTGAGGTAAAGGGAAGTCATGATCACTTTATTGTTCAACTTTTGGATGGAAAAAATGAACCCTACATGGAAATTAAAGATGAAAGAAAATTTAGTTTCGAATATGTAAAACCAGGTACTTATAAGATCAGAGTATTAATTGATGAAAACGGTGACGGAATTTGGTTCCCTGGTGATTTTAAAAATAGAATTCCACCAGAACCTACCGCCTTCTTCCCTAACCAAATTAAGGTAGAAGCCAATTGGGAAATTCGAAGAGAAGATACAATTATCAATACCGATAAAAGATAA
- the yiaA gene encoding inner membrane protein YiaA has product MSAKPSNAYIASSWIAFAVGLGGYLIGLFRAEMLLNEKGYYLTVILFALFSAISVQKSVRDKEEFIQVSNLYYGLSWFSLIASIALLTIGLFNADILPSEKGFYAFGFLLSIFGAITIQKNTRDTISYQNSN; this is encoded by the coding sequence ATGAGTGCTAAACCATCTAATGCCTACATCGCTTCTTCTTGGATTGCTTTTGCTGTTGGACTAGGAGGATATTTAATTGGTCTTTTTAGAGCTGAAATGTTATTGAATGAGAAAGGTTATTATTTAACTGTTATCCTTTTCGCACTGTTTTCAGCGATTTCCGTACAAAAATCTGTAAGAGATAAAGAAGAATTTATACAGGTTTCTAACTTGTATTACGGATTAAGTTGGTTCTCTTTAATTGCTTCAATTGCATTATTAACCATAGGATTATTTAATGCTGATATCTTACCAAGTGAGAAAGGTTTTTATGCCTTTGGTTTCTTGTTGAGTATTTTCGGAGCGATTACTATTCAGAAAAATACTAGGGATACCATCAGTTATCAAAATAGTAACTGA
- a CDS encoding tetratricopeptide repeat protein, translating to MLKTSITQKIRILFLCLGGLFLLTQTGLAQNKTEEKLELAQEYYKTEEYDKALELYRDLVKQKELINQIHENYLSILLKKELLKEADKYLKKLVKSNSGNSTYQVDYCRVKLIEKDTVHADKYFHAYIKQIVNNTTKLRYTALYCADLGLYNYAEYSYKEGEKISGEMFFYELADLYNKSDKKELMIDEYLKLLTVKPDQLEYVQVALQDRLTSEEEFDLLEPKLLTKVQKNADMTVFNEMIVWYYLQQKKFYGAFIQARALDKRLRLEGYKILEIGRLAKNNQDYKNAQKIFQYLVDRYKEYAVYPVARKFLIETKEEIVKSTYPINRNQIESLVKDYQQIIKEVGLTAQTGDAMRNMALLQAFYLNQKDSAITELKQIIDNRNIPKSLVSQAKLDLGDIYLLKDEPWEASLLYSQVAKSNRELKIGHEAKLKNAKLYYYTGDFRLAQSQLDVLKLATSRTISNDAMALSLLIADNLNLDTTSLAMEEYAKVDLLVFQGQYDKALKSYDQMLVTFKGHRLTDEILWEKSQLLIKLGKYEEATEPLKEILEFHSYDIWADDANYLLGVIYQDHLKNKEEAMHYFKEHLIKFKGSSYEVDARKRFRQLRGDNINKS from the coding sequence ATGTTGAAAACCTCCATTACTCAAAAAATCAGAATACTCTTCCTTTGTCTCGGAGGTCTCTTCCTTTTAACTCAAACTGGGTTGGCTCAAAATAAAACAGAAGAGAAGTTAGAACTCGCCCAGGAATATTATAAAACAGAAGAATACGATAAAGCCTTGGAACTATATCGTGATCTGGTAAAACAAAAAGAATTGATAAATCAGATCCACGAAAATTATCTAAGCATCCTTTTAAAAAAGGAGTTGTTGAAGGAGGCTGATAAATATTTAAAAAAACTGGTGAAGTCGAATTCAGGCAACTCTACCTATCAGGTGGATTACTGTCGTGTAAAGTTGATTGAAAAAGATACGGTGCATGCCGATAAGTATTTTCATGCTTACATCAAACAAATTGTGAACAACACGACCAAACTTCGTTATACTGCTTTGTATTGTGCCGACCTAGGTTTATACAATTATGCGGAGTACAGTTACAAAGAAGGTGAGAAAATATCCGGAGAAATGTTCTTTTACGAATTGGCTGATTTATACAATAAGTCAGACAAAAAAGAATTGATGATCGATGAGTACTTAAAATTGCTAACAGTGAAGCCGGATCAGTTGGAGTATGTCCAAGTTGCTTTACAAGATAGATTGACGTCAGAAGAAGAATTTGACCTATTAGAGCCGAAGTTGCTGACAAAGGTGCAGAAGAACGCTGACATGACTGTATTCAACGAGATGATCGTTTGGTACTACTTACAGCAGAAGAAGTTCTACGGGGCGTTTATACAGGCTAGAGCGCTCGATAAACGTTTGAGGCTAGAAGGATATAAGATTTTAGAGATCGGTCGACTAGCGAAGAATAATCAGGATTATAAGAATGCACAGAAGATCTTCCAGTATTTGGTGGATCGTTACAAAGAATATGCGGTGTATCCTGTGGCTAGAAAGTTCTTGATAGAAACGAAAGAAGAAATTGTAAAAAGCACCTATCCTATCAATCGTAATCAAATTGAATCTTTGGTGAAGGATTACCAACAAATTATCAAAGAAGTGGGATTAACCGCACAAACAGGCGATGCGATGCGTAACATGGCCTTACTTCAAGCGTTTTATCTTAATCAGAAAGATTCTGCCATCACAGAGTTGAAACAAATTATTGATAATCGAAATATTCCAAAGTCATTAGTTTCACAAGCCAAGTTGGATTTAGGTGATATCTACTTGCTGAAAGACGAACCTTGGGAAGCATCATTACTTTATTCACAAGTAGCTAAGAGTAATCGTGAATTAAAGATTGGTCATGAAGCAAAATTGAAAAATGCTAAACTTTACTATTACACAGGTGATTTCCGATTGGCACAATCACAATTGGATGTGTTAAAGTTGGCCACTTCTAGAACAATTAGTAACGATGCTATGGCATTGTCACTACTTATTGCAGATAATCTGAATTTAGATACCACTTCTTTAGCTATGGAAGAATATGCCAAAGTAGATTTGTTGGTATTTCAAGGACAATACGACAAAGCGTTGAAAAGTTATGATCAAATGTTGGTGACTTTTAAAGGACATCGTTTAACCGATGAAATTCTTTGGGAAAAATCACAATTGTTGATAAAACTCGGAAAATACGAAGAAGCTACAGAACCTCTAAAAGAAATTCTAGAGTTCCACAGTTACGATATCTGGGCAGATGATGCCAATTACCTCCTAGGTGTGATCTATCAGGACCACCTAAAGAACAAAGAAGAGGCTATGCACTACTTTAAAGAACACCTGATTAAGTTTAAGGGCTCGAGCTATGAAGTAGACGCTAGAAAGCGATTTAGACAGCTTAGGGGGGATAATATTAATAAGTCTTAG
- the mnmG gene encoding tRNA uridine-5-carboxymethylaminomethyl(34) synthesis enzyme MnmG encodes MYPSYDIIVIGGGHAGCEAAYSAATLGSKVLLITMNMQTIAQMSCNPAMGGVAKGQIVREIDALGGMSGIITDKTMIQFRMLNRSKGPAMWSPRAQSDRMMFAQEWRDTLEANMNVDIWQEMATELVMDGDKITGVKTSLGVVFNTKAVVLTNGTFLNGLIHIGEKQFGGGRSGEHAAKGLTEQLVSLGFESGRMKTGTPPRVDGRSLNWEKLQEQAGDENPEKFSYSDQTTSLTKQRSCFITYTSNEVHDILKTGFDRSPMFNGRIQGLGPRYCPSIEDKINRFAERDRHQIFVEPEGWNTCEMYINGFSTSLPEDVQYKALRKIEGFENAKMFRPGYAIEYDFFPPTQLKPTLETKLIENLYFAGQINGTTGYEEAASQGLMAGINAHNKIVEAEPFVLKRSEAYIGVLIDDLINKGTEEPYRMFTSRAEYRILLRQDNADLRLTPLGHQLGLASDDRFEAVQKKKQEIESTIETLKETSVKVANANPHLEASGLQTMNHGLKADKFIKRPNVGMALTMDCAPALKEAFENFSEKALEEAEILLKYETYIEKEEKIAEKLTTLENYKIPEGFNFREITSLSAESREKLSKVGPLTLGQASRISGVTPADVTILMVYLDKQKA; translated from the coding sequence ATGTATCCATCTTATGACATCATTGTAATTGGAGGAGGTCACGCAGGTTGTGAGGCCGCTTACTCCGCAGCAACTTTAGGCTCTAAAGTATTACTGATTACTATGAATATGCAAACCATCGCTCAGATGAGTTGTAACCCAGCAATGGGTGGGGTTGCTAAAGGTCAAATCGTAAGAGAAATTGATGCCCTTGGCGGTATGTCTGGTATCATCACAGATAAGACTATGATTCAGTTTAGAATGCTAAACAGATCGAAAGGTCCTGCGATGTGGAGTCCAAGAGCACAAAGTGATAGAATGATGTTTGCTCAAGAATGGAGAGACACTCTTGAAGCAAATATGAATGTCGACATCTGGCAAGAAATGGCGACTGAACTTGTTATGGATGGTGATAAAATTACTGGAGTTAAAACAAGTTTAGGAGTAGTATTCAATACGAAAGCTGTTGTCTTAACGAATGGTACATTTTTAAATGGTTTAATCCACATTGGCGAAAAACAATTTGGAGGTGGCCGTAGTGGTGAACATGCTGCAAAAGGTTTAACAGAACAATTGGTTTCTTTAGGTTTCGAATCTGGTAGAATGAAAACAGGTACTCCTCCAAGAGTAGATGGCCGTTCTTTAAACTGGGAGAAACTTCAAGAACAAGCAGGTGATGAAAACCCTGAGAAATTTTCTTACTCAGATCAAACGACTTCTTTAACGAAACAAAGAAGTTGCTTCATCACTTATACTAGTAATGAAGTACATGATATTCTAAAAACAGGGTTCGATAGATCGCCAATGTTTAACGGAAGAATTCAAGGATTAGGTCCGAGATACTGTCCGTCTATCGAAGATAAAATCAACCGTTTTGCCGAGCGTGATCGTCACCAAATCTTTGTAGAACCAGAAGGATGGAATACCTGCGAAATGTATATCAACGGATTCTCTACTTCACTACCTGAAGACGTTCAATACAAAGCATTGAGAAAGATTGAAGGATTTGAAAACGCGAAGATGTTCAGACCTGGTTATGCCATTGAGTATGACTTCTTCCCTCCTACTCAATTAAAACCAACACTGGAAACAAAGCTCATTGAGAACCTGTATTTTGCTGGTCAGATTAACGGTACAACAGGTTATGAAGAAGCTGCTTCACAAGGTTTGATGGCTGGTATCAATGCACATAATAAGATCGTAGAAGCAGAGCCATTCGTTCTTAAGAGATCAGAAGCATACATTGGTGTATTGATCGATGATCTTATCAACAAAGGTACTGAGGAGCCTTACAGAATGTTTACATCACGTGCTGAGTACAGAATCTTATTGAGACAAGATAATGCTGACCTTAGATTGACTCCACTTGGACATCAATTGGGATTAGCATCAGATGATCGATTCGAAGCTGTACAAAAGAAAAAGCAAGAGATTGAATCGACTATTGAAACACTAAAAGAAACTAGTGTAAAAGTAGCTAATGCAAATCCTCATTTAGAAGCAAGTGGTTTACAAACGATGAACCATGGTTTAAAAGCTGATAAGTTTATCAAACGTCCTAATGTAGGAATGGCTTTAACTATGGATTGTGCTCCTGCTTTAAAAGAAGCATTTGAAAACTTCAGTGAGAAAGCATTGGAAGAAGCTGAGATTTTATTGAAGTATGAAACATATATAGAGAAAGAAGAAAAGATTGCTGAGAAGTTAACGACCCTAGAGAATTATAAAATTCCAGAAGGATTTAATTTCAGAGAGATCACTTCTTTATCTGCTGAATCAAGAGAAAAATTATCTAAGGTAGGTCCACTTACTTTAGGACAAGCATCAAGAATTAGTGGGGTAACTCCTGCCGATGTTACCATCTTGATGGTGTATCTTGATAAACAAAAGGCTTAA
- a CDS encoding SAM-dependent methyltransferase, which yields MKKAIHKGEEWFDQWFNTPYYHILYSNRDFKEAEEFMRVLSTHLELKANDKVLDLACGKGRHSIFLNKLGYDVEGIDLSTESIHYAKQFENDTLKFNTHDMRELYKEEEYDYIFNLFTSFGYFETEEEDLQALQMIAHSLKKGGKFVLDYFNTYKVINSLPEKQEINRQEMTFYVHKYLKNRHVMKEIAFTDEGKDYLFTERVEALKNKDFRYLFEAVNLKIVHTYGDYQLNKFDRENSDRMIFVVEKI from the coding sequence ATGAAAAAGGCGATACATAAAGGCGAGGAATGGTTTGACCAATGGTTCAACACACCATATTATCATATTCTGTATTCCAATAGAGATTTTAAGGAAGCAGAGGAATTTATGAGAGTATTGTCTACTCATCTCGAATTAAAAGCAAACGATAAAGTTCTTGATTTAGCTTGTGGAAAAGGAAGACATTCTATCTTTTTAAATAAGCTAGGTTATGATGTGGAAGGTATTGACTTATCCACAGAAAGTATACATTACGCAAAGCAATTTGAAAACGATACTTTGAAGTTCAATACCCACGATATGAGAGAGTTGTATAAGGAAGAAGAATATGATTATATCTTCAACTTATTCACATCATTTGGCTATTTTGAAACAGAAGAAGAAGATCTTCAAGCATTACAAATGATTGCTCACAGTTTAAAGAAAGGTGGTAAATTTGTACTCGATTATTTCAATACTTATAAAGTCATCAACAGTCTTCCGGAAAAACAGGAGATTAATCGACAAGAAATGACGTTCTATGTGCATAAGTATTTGAAAAATCGCCACGTAATGAAAGAAATTGCTTTTACTGATGAAGGAAAGGACTATTTATTCACAGAAAGGGTAGAAGCGTTGAAAAATAAAGATTTCAGATACCTTTTTGAAGCAGTAAATCTAAAAATTGTTCACACTTACGGAGATTATCAACTGAATAAGTTTGATAGAGAAAATTCTGATCGAATGATCTTTGTGGTTGAAAAGATATAA